The nucleotide window CTGCCGTTTGTGAGGTTCACACATATTTTCCATATATCCTACTATTTAAGATTCAATGTACATTCCTTAGTATATATAATAAATGATgtgcattattataataaacatcgtttccttttaTGGAGCGATGTCCATTTTACTATATTACATCAGATTTTAGGTTAACAACGATGTCCAAGTTGATTCCAGACATCGTTTCCCAAATTGTGAATCGATGTCCAAATTGATTCCAGACATCGTTTCCCAAATTGTGAATCGATGTCCACATTGATTCCAGACATCGTTTCCCTAATTGTGAATCGATGTCTACATTGATTCCAGACATCGTTTCCCAAATTGTGAATCGATGTCCACATTGATTCCAGACATCGTTCCCTGTAGTTTACATCGACGGTCGATTAGTTTTTTAAACATCGCTTCTTACTCAATAGGTTGTTATCCATGAAAAACGAGACATCGATTTTAGTTTCGAAACTGATGTATTATCTCTTTATTGACATCGTTTTTGTAGTTTAACACTGATTTGAAAGAGGTGTATATACATCATATCTTTTATATGAGATGATGTCCAAGAAAGTAATTATAGCTGCCAAAATGCTTGTAATCCACATTCGACAACATGACATTCTGAATTAATTGAATATGGGGCATTGCATTAATTTATGTCGAACAGCAGAATTGTTAATAGTTTCAAAAATAGGCAAAAACACCCCAACCTACATCAAGGCTAGCCCAAAATAGACCATTGCAATAACTATATGCAGTTTAGTTCAACTGCAACTGTACAACTTTCTACGTCAAAATGGTTCTACAAAATctagctagccttactcaaaatcacttTGGTAGAGTCAGCATCTATAGCAAAGTCTGCAAATAGTCAGCTACTTCAATGCGGACCTCGTCAAGTTCATCTTGGGTGTATACTTTCCGAGTCTTCGCTGCCCACTATGAATATATTCAATAACATAAGTCATAATCTGGCCGCTATAAAATCTGGCCAATATTTAATCTGCCCACATAAGTCATAATCTGCCCACTATAAACGCACTACAAAATCTGCCCACTATAATTACACCAAAGTTTCCATCAAACTATAATGCATATACCTTGGTCGGAAATGAAAGTGTGTCATCATTTATAATGTCCTTCATGTATCGCATTACACAATAGCCACACTCAACTCCACCCGGTTGTTTAGGTACGCCCTGTTTATTCAcattattgaattagaaagtTCATACTAAATAGAATATTGTAACTTAATCAACCACATATATCATACTAACCGGAAGTAGTTTCAATTTCGGCACCTTCTTAGCCCTACCCGTTTCAGCATTGAAACTTTTAATTGCACTGCACAACCAAACAATGTCATTATCTAGCAGAAAATAACTTAGTTATAgacaattgaaaataaaaaaccaaggACATGCATGTGCTAACTTTATCACAGAGTTCTCCCATGCTTGGTAATGGATTGATTTTCCCAAAGGGTCCAAGATGTAGATTTCATCCTCCCATATGATTGTCAATATCCAATATTCCCTACATTATTAATGTAGCCCACATAATGTATCACCAACTAAACAAACTGCAACTGACCACCAAAAGAGATGAAGAATTCTTACCCCGGATTGTAGGGCATAAAGAATATGCGATCAGCCTTTCCCTCTTTCAACCGATTCACTAAGTAGGAACTAAAGTCTGATCTCTCGCAATTATATGTAGCAGCAGGATCAATAAAGGCAAAAGTTTCCAACTCGTCTCGTTCAGTAATAAGTTCATGTAGTTGCCTATGTAAAAAAATCTGGGATTAAATTGTTGAAACGTGAGAcataaaaaatcaaaaatcaggTCCAAGTAAGAAGGTGCTTACACCATGTATGCTGCTATCACTCCTTGGCcaatctttttcatttctaCGAGATCAATCACATTCTCAATCAAGATGAAGAGTTGTTTATGTATGCCAAAGACATTGTCATCCAACACTGTGGTTATTGCCTCACTAGTTTGTTTCATGATTGTTGTGGCATGTTTATACAATAACTTACAGCGCTTGGGCACAAATGGAGGAAGCTCAACTTTATCGAACATTGATTTGACGAaatccatatttcttttctttttctgttagcAAAGAAA belongs to Rosa chinensis cultivar Old Blush chromosome 4, RchiOBHm-V2, whole genome shotgun sequence and includes:
- the LOC112201138 gene encoding uncharacterized protein LOC112201138; its protein translation is MGGTCELAVNTISNIVGFGTVFHDADINKTIHGAPLKEGCVRVSVDGEIQGDAPLPFPIMGEMELVREAVGSHVAWPEEFVIRRQPVKKKKRNMDFVKSMFDKVELPPFVPKRCKLLYKHATTIMKQTSEAITTVLDDNVFGIHKQLFILIENVIDLVEMKKIGQGVIAAYMVQLHELITERDELETFAFIDPAATYNCERSDFSSYLVNRLKEGKADRIFFMPYNPGAIKSFNAETGRAKKVPKLKLLPGVPKQPGGVECGYCVMRYMKDIINDDTLSFPTKWAAKTRKVYTQDELDEVRIEVADYLQTLL